The Paraburkholderia caffeinilytica genome segment GCCATCGCGATGTGGTTCGGCCGCTTCGGCACGATCATCCCGGTGCTGGCGATCGCGGGCTCGCTCGCCGCCAAGAAGCGCATCGGCGTGACCGGCGGCACGCTGCCGACCCATGGCCCGCTGTTCGTCGTGCTGCTGCTCGGCACGGTGCTGCTGGTCGGCGCGCTGACCTATGTGCCTGCGCTTGCGCTCGGCCCCGGTGTCGAACATCTGATGATGATGGGCGCCCATTGAGGCGACTCATCGGGATGACACAGGCGACCAGCGAGTGAACACGCGCAAACGGGAAATTCGAGGATTCAATGACTGAACATAATGCAACCAGGTCCATGTTCGACCCGGCGCTGCTGCGCCCGGCGATCGTGGACTCCTTCAAAAAGCTCACGCCGCGCACGCAGTTCCGTAACCCGGTGATGTTCTGCGTGTATGTCGGAAGCATTCTGACGACTATTTTGTGGATCGCCGCGCTAGGCGGTCAGGCCGAGGCGCCCGCGGGCTTCATTCTCGCGGTCACCTTGTGGCTGTGGTTCACGGTGCTGTTCGCCAACTTCGCTGAAGCGCTCGCCGAAGGCCGTTCCAAGGCCCAGGCCGCGTCGCTGCGCAGCGCGAAGAAAGACGTGATGGCCAAGAAGCTCAACGAGCCGCATCCGAAGTCGCCGATCCGCATCACGACGGCCACCGATCTGCGCAAAGGCGACGTTGTGCTGGTCGAAACGGGCGACGTGATTCCGGCTGACGGCGAAGTGATCGACGGTGTCGCGTCGGTCGACGAATCGGCGATCACGGGCGAATCCGCACCGGTGATCCGCGAGTCGGGCGGCGACTTTTCGTCGGTGACGGGCGGCACGCGCGTGCTGTCGGACTGGATCGTCGTGCGGGTCACGGCCAATCCGGGCGAGGCCTTCCTCGACCGCATGATCGCGATGGTCGAAGGCGCGAAGCGTCAGAAAACGCCAAACGAAATCGCCCTGACGATCCTGCTGGTCGCGTTGACGATCGTGATGTTGCTGGCTACCGCCACGCTGCTGCCGTTCTCGATGTTCTCCGTCGAAGCTGCAAAAGCGGGTCACGTGGTCACGATTACGGCGCTGGTCGCGTTGCTGGTGTGCCTGATTCCGACCACCATCGGCGGGTTGTTGTCGGCCATCGGTGTGGCCGGCATGAGCCGCATGATGCAGGCGAACGTGATCGCCACCTCGGGCCGCGCTGTTGAAGCCGCAGGCGACGTCGACGTGTTGCTGCTCGACAAGACCGGCACGATCACGCTCGGCAACCGCCAGGCTTCGCAGTTCGTGCCGGCGCCGGGCTTGACCGAAGAAGCGCTGGCGGATGCCGCCCAGCTTTCGTCGCTCGCCGACGAAACGCCGGAAGGCCGCAGCATCGTCGTGCTGGCCAAGCAGCGCTTCAATATCCGTCAACGCGACATGGCCTCGCTGCATGCGGTGTTCCTCGCGTTCACGGCGCAAACGCGCATGAGCGGCGTTGACCTGCCGGGCCGTGAAATTCGCAAGGGCGCAGCCGACGCGGTGAAGAACTACGTCGAAGCGAATGGCGGCCGTTTCCCGAACGAAGTCAGCACGGCCGTGGCCGAAGTCGCTCGCCGCGGCAGCACGCCGCTGGTGGTCGCCGAGAAAGGCGAGCAGGGCGCACGCGTGCTCGGCGTGATCGAGTTGAAAGACGTGGTGAAGGGCGGCATCAAGGAGCGCTTCGCCGAGCTGCGCAA includes the following:
- the kdpB gene encoding potassium-transporting ATPase subunit KdpB, which gives rise to MTEHNATRSMFDPALLRPAIVDSFKKLTPRTQFRNPVMFCVYVGSILTTILWIAALGGQAEAPAGFILAVTLWLWFTVLFANFAEALAEGRSKAQAASLRSAKKDVMAKKLNEPHPKSPIRITTATDLRKGDVVLVETGDVIPADGEVIDGVASVDESAITGESAPVIRESGGDFSSVTGGTRVLSDWIVVRVTANPGEAFLDRMIAMVEGAKRQKTPNEIALTILLVALTIVMLLATATLLPFSMFSVEAAKAGHVVTITALVALLVCLIPTTIGGLLSAIGVAGMSRMMQANVIATSGRAVEAAGDVDVLLLDKTGTITLGNRQASQFVPAPGLTEEALADAAQLSSLADETPEGRSIVVLAKQRFNIRQRDMASLHAVFLAFTAQTRMSGVDLPGREIRKGAADAVKNYVEANGGRFPNEVSTAVAEVARRGSTPLVVAEKGEQGARVLGVIELKDVVKGGIKERFAELRKMGIKTIMVTGDNRLTAAAIAAEAGVDDFLAEATPEAKLATIRSHQAEGRLVAMTGDGTNDAPALAQADVAVAMNTGTQAAKEAGNMVDLDSNPTKLIEIVEIGKQMLMTRGSLTTFSIANDVAKYFAIIPAAFATTYPALNALNVMHLATPASAIMSAVIFNALIIVLLIPLALKGVRYRALGAAILLRRNLLIYGLGGIIVPFIGIKLIDMVLAAFGWV